The Sulfurimonas hydrogeniphila genome includes a window with the following:
- a CDS encoding host attachment protein, with amino-acid sequence MKLDNTVIIVADLGELKAYKTVKHEDIYNNELKINYSLELVNAEDFIEGRKKLHELKSDANGRKGHATIEEHSVEETIAKRTLTEVAEDIDMIVQQIQPKSLFLAFPQENNAELLDKLSQETKAVLKKNVALDLVKIDKNKLFEYFN; translated from the coding sequence ATGAAATTAGACAATACAGTTATAATCGTGGCAGACTTAGGGGAATTAAAAGCATATAAAACAGTAAAACATGAAGATATTTATAACAATGAATTGAAAATTAACTACTCTTTGGAATTGGTGAATGCTGAGGATTTTATTGAGGGCAGAAAAAAACTCCATGAACTCAAAAGTGATGCCAATGGCAGAAAAGGACACGCAACAATTGAAGAACACAGTGTTGAAGAGACGATTGCAAAAAGAACACTTACTGAGGTGGCAGAAGATATAGATATGATTGTACAGCAGATACAGCCAAAATCTCTGTTTTTAGCATTTCCACAGGAGAACAATGCCGAACTGCTTGATAAACTCAGCCAGGAAACAAAGGCTGTTTTGAAAAAGAATGTGGCGCTTGATTTGGTGAAAATCGATAAAAACAAACTGTTTGAGTATTTTAACTAA
- the pcm gene encoding protein-L-isoaspartate O-methyltransferase, with amino-acid sequence MSTNRELIQSMQNSGVLKTPQIIEAFEKIDRKYFVPEGFEEAIYRDAPLPIGEGQTISQPSTVAFMLELLQPHQGDSVLDIGSGSAWTTSLLCAIVGETGHVTGMERVERLVSIGQKNLSQFGFGQCRIEKAGKELGKPGEQFDKILVSASAPEIPFSLFEQLKPNGVLVIPVGNSIFKFKKLQDGRIQQEEYAGFVFVPLIYQEKQFH; translated from the coding sequence ATGAGTACAAACCGTGAACTCATTCAAAGCATGCAAAATTCTGGCGTTTTAAAAACACCACAAATCATAGAAGCTTTTGAAAAAATTGACAGAAAATATTTTGTGCCCGAAGGTTTTGAAGAAGCAATTTACAGAGATGCTCCCCTGCCCATCGGCGAAGGACAGACAATCTCTCAGCCTTCAACAGTTGCTTTTATGCTTGAACTGCTTCAACCACACCAAGGAGACTCTGTTTTGGATATAGGGTCAGGTTCCGCCTGGACTACATCACTCCTGTGCGCCATTGTAGGTGAAACCGGTCATGTTACGGGCATGGAACGTGTTGAGAGGCTTGTCAGTATTGGACAAAAAAACCTTTCGCAGTTTGGTTTTGGGCAGTGCCGTATCGAAAAAGCAGGCAAAGAGTTAGGAAAACCGGGAGAACAGTTTGACAAGATACTGGTCTCTGCCAGTGCACCGGAAATTCCTTTTTCACTTTTTGAACAACTCAAACCCAACGGTGTACTTGTCATACCGGTAGGCAATTCCATCTTTAAGTTTAAAAAACTTCAAGATGGCAGAATACAGCAAGAGGAATATGCAGGTTTTGTATTTGTACCTTTGATTTACCAGGAAAAACAGTTTCATTAA